The following are encoded in a window of Kitasatospora fiedleri genomic DNA:
- a CDS encoding RNA-guided endonuclease InsQ/TnpB family protein, with product MTTGPVKRAFKYRFHPTDEQAAELSRTFGCVRKVYNLALQARTEAWLLRQERVNYNATSAMLTAWKKTGELAYLAEVSSVPLQQTLRHLQGAFGNFWAKRAKYPTFKSRKRSRKSAEYTTSGFRYRDGGLTLAKMDRPLAIVWSRPLPKGAAPSTVTVSQDGAGRWFVSLLCEDRPTVPAPVNAAVGIDAGITSLVTLSTGERITNPRHERADRERLARAQRELARKEKGSANREKARLRAARVHARITDRRRDFLHKLTTRLVRENQTVVIEDLNVRDMLKNRKLSRAISGASWTELRSMLEYKADWYGREVITVDRWFPSSKLCSVCGTLRAGMPLNVREWTCDCGASHDRDVNAARNILAAGLAAAACGDGVRPQRSTPGGQSSVKQEEVPAPRPRRVSQPRG from the coding sequence ATGACCACCGGCCCTGTGAAGCGGGCGTTCAAGTACCGCTTCCACCCGACGGACGAGCAGGCGGCCGAGCTGTCGCGCACGTTCGGGTGTGTGCGCAAGGTCTACAACCTGGCGTTGCAGGCCCGCACCGAGGCGTGGTTGCTGCGTCAGGAGCGGGTGAACTACAACGCCACGTCGGCGATGCTGACGGCGTGGAAGAAGACCGGGGAGCTGGCCTACCTGGCCGAAGTGTCCTCGGTGCCGTTGCAGCAGACGCTGCGGCACCTGCAGGGGGCGTTCGGAAACTTCTGGGCGAAGCGGGCGAAGTATCCGACCTTCAAGTCCCGCAAGAGGTCCCGGAAGTCCGCCGAGTACACCACCAGCGGGTTCCGCTACCGGGACGGCGGGTTGACCCTGGCCAAGATGGACCGGCCGCTGGCGATCGTGTGGTCCCGGCCGCTCCCGAAGGGCGCGGCACCGTCCACGGTGACCGTCAGCCAGGACGGTGCGGGGCGCTGGTTCGTCTCGCTGCTGTGCGAGGACCGGCCGACCGTACCCGCCCCGGTCAACGCCGCCGTGGGCATCGATGCCGGGATCACCAGCCTGGTGACGCTCTCCACCGGGGAGAGGATCACCAACCCGAGGCACGAGCGCGCCGACCGCGAGCGCCTGGCCAGGGCCCAGCGAGAGCTGGCCCGCAAGGAGAAGGGCTCCGCGAACCGGGAGAAGGCCAGGCTCAGGGCTGCCCGCGTGCACGCCCGGATCACTGACCGGCGGCGTGACTTCCTGCACAAGCTCACCACTCGACTCGTCCGTGAGAACCAAACGGTCGTGATCGAGGACCTGAACGTCCGCGACATGCTCAAGAACCGCAAGCTGTCGCGGGCGATCTCGGGTGCGTCGTGGACCGAGCTGCGGTCGATGCTGGAGTACAAGGCCGACTGGTACGGGCGCGAGGTGATCACCGTCGACCGGTGGTTCCCCAGCTCCAAGCTCTGCTCGGTCTGCGGCACCCTCCGGGCGGGAATGCCGCTGAACGTCCGCGAGTGGACGTGCGACTGCGGTGCGTCCCACGACCGGGACGTGAACGCGGCACGCAACATCCTGGCCGCCGGGCTGGCGGCAGCAGCCTGTGGAGACGGTGTAAGACCTCAACGGAGCACTCCGGGCGGGCAGTCGTCGGTGAAGCAGGAAGAAGTCCCAGCACCCCGCCCACGCAGGGTGTCTCAGCCGCGAGGCTGA
- a CDS encoding Pls/PosA family non-ribosomal peptide synthetase — protein sequence MTVPDTALFRAQAAPAPRTLVDVLAATAAAHPQEPALDDGRETLSYAALLTEVERVRRHLARAGVGLGDRVGVRVPSGGNQLYVAILAVLAAGAAYVPVDFEDPDERAELVFGEADVNAVIGADHRLEKVKPSGHEAREPGPEHDAWIIFTSGSTGKPKGVAVTHRSAAAFVDAEAAMFLREEPIGPGDRVMAGLSVAFDASCEEMWLAWRHGACLVPVPRAQVRSGADLGPWLAEQEITVISTVPTLAALWPAEALNEVRLLIFGGEACPPELAERLVTEGREVWNTYGPTEATVVACGALLTGRPPIRIGLPLDGWELAVVDEAGEPVPMGGSGQLVIGGVGLARYLDPAKDAEKYAPLESLGWERAYRSGDLVRAEPEGLVFLGRADEQIKLGGRRIELGEVDAALQALPAVSGAAAAVRTARGGNQLLVGYLVTQDGFDRDTAVARLRAELPAALVPLLAPVDHLPTRTSGKVDRDALPWPLPELETAGPAEQFYGTEAWLAEQWTQILGTPVRGADDDFFAIGGGSLAAAQLTTLLRARYPAASVLDVYQQPTLRKLARLLEKSAQSGGAARTVAPVPRRAQALQLLLTLPLTTLTGLRWSLALGALGTVLHLLGDYPWAPRAPWWLLAAGALLLYSAPGRLAIAAGGARLLLRGVGPGSYPRGGSVHLRLWAAERLAEASGAVGLSGSWLIRYARALGCRVAPDVDLHALPPVTGLLRLGKGCAVENEVDLSGHWLDGDRLEIGALRIGAGAVVGTRSTLLPGAKIGKRAEIAPGSGVTGAVPTGQRWAGAPAAKTGKAQRGWPEQRPPRTRRWAAAYGATGFALSLLPLLAALPALLVAGRFVHPGDGLAQALRGALTALVPATLAYGLAYAALVLAGVRLLSLGLRTGYHPLHGRVGWQAWTVSQLMDLARETLFPLYAGLITPVWLRLLGMRVGKGAEVSTVLALPSLTKVGDGAFLADDTLIAPYELGGGWLRIGRAEIGERAFLGNSGMTAPGRAVPDRSLVGVLSATPKKAKRGSSYLGMPPVKLPRAADTADLALTYEPPARLRWARGLTELARIVPVLASAALAVLTAAALCALDAPLLSGLVLLAAGLAACLVSAAAKWLLVGRFRAVEHPLWSGFVWRNELADTFTEVLAVPWLVGRTAGTPLMNLWLRALGARIGRGVWCESYWLPEADLVTLGDGVSVNRGCVLQTHLFHDRIMRLDTVELRAGATLGPGGIVLPGSTVGERATLGPASLVMRAETVPADTRWLGNPIEAWQ from the coding sequence ATGACCGTTCCCGATACCGCGCTGTTCCGCGCCCAGGCCGCCCCCGCGCCGCGCACCCTGGTCGACGTGCTGGCCGCCACCGCCGCCGCCCACCCGCAGGAGCCGGCCCTGGACGACGGGCGCGAGACGCTCAGCTACGCGGCGCTGCTCACCGAGGTGGAGCGGGTCCGCCGGCACCTGGCCCGGGCGGGCGTCGGCCTCGGCGACCGGGTCGGCGTCCGGGTGCCCTCCGGCGGCAACCAGCTGTACGTGGCGATCCTGGCGGTGCTGGCCGCGGGCGCCGCCTACGTGCCGGTGGACTTCGAGGACCCGGACGAGCGGGCCGAGCTGGTCTTCGGCGAGGCCGACGTGAACGCGGTGATCGGCGCCGACCACCGGCTGGAGAAGGTCAAGCCGTCCGGCCACGAGGCCCGGGAGCCCGGGCCGGAGCACGACGCCTGGATCATCTTCACCTCCGGCTCCACCGGCAAGCCCAAGGGCGTCGCCGTCACCCACCGCAGCGCCGCCGCGTTCGTCGACGCCGAGGCCGCGATGTTCCTCCGGGAGGAGCCGATCGGCCCCGGCGACCGGGTGATGGCCGGCCTGTCGGTGGCCTTCGACGCCTCCTGCGAGGAGATGTGGCTGGCCTGGCGGCACGGCGCCTGCCTGGTGCCCGTCCCGCGCGCCCAGGTCCGCTCCGGCGCCGACCTCGGGCCGTGGCTGGCCGAGCAGGAGATCACCGTGATCTCCACCGTCCCGACCCTGGCCGCGCTCTGGCCCGCCGAGGCGCTCAACGAGGTCCGGCTGCTGATCTTCGGCGGCGAGGCGTGCCCGCCCGAACTCGCCGAGCGCCTGGTCACCGAGGGCCGCGAGGTGTGGAACACCTACGGCCCCACCGAGGCCACCGTGGTCGCCTGCGGCGCCCTGCTGACCGGCCGCCCCCCGATCCGGATCGGCCTGCCGCTGGACGGCTGGGAGCTCGCCGTCGTCGACGAGGCCGGCGAGCCCGTCCCGATGGGCGGCAGCGGCCAGCTGGTGATCGGCGGCGTCGGCCTGGCCCGCTACCTCGACCCGGCCAAGGACGCCGAGAAGTACGCCCCGCTGGAGTCCCTCGGCTGGGAGCGCGCCTACCGCTCCGGCGACCTGGTGCGCGCCGAACCCGAGGGCCTGGTCTTCCTCGGCCGCGCCGACGAGCAGATCAAGCTCGGCGGCCGGCGGATCGAGCTCGGCGAGGTCGACGCGGCCCTCCAGGCGCTGCCCGCCGTCTCCGGCGCCGCCGCCGCCGTGCGCACCGCCCGCGGCGGCAACCAGCTGCTGGTCGGCTACCTGGTCACCCAGGACGGCTTCGACCGGGACACCGCCGTCGCCCGGCTGCGCGCCGAACTGCCCGCCGCCCTCGTCCCGCTGCTCGCCCCCGTCGACCACCTGCCCACCCGCACCTCCGGCAAGGTCGACCGGGACGCACTGCCCTGGCCGCTGCCCGAGCTGGAGACCGCCGGGCCCGCCGAGCAGTTCTACGGCACCGAGGCGTGGCTCGCCGAGCAGTGGACGCAGATCCTCGGCACCCCGGTGCGCGGCGCCGACGACGACTTCTTCGCGATCGGCGGCGGCTCGCTGGCCGCCGCCCAGCTCACCACCCTGCTGCGCGCCCGCTACCCGGCCGCCTCCGTCCTCGACGTCTACCAGCAGCCCACCCTGCGCAAGCTCGCTCGGCTGCTGGAGAAGTCCGCCCAGTCCGGGGGAGCGGCCCGCACCGTCGCCCCCGTGCCCCGCCGGGCCCAGGCGCTGCAACTGCTGCTGACGCTGCCGCTAACCACCCTCACCGGCCTGCGCTGGTCGCTCGCCCTCGGCGCGCTCGGCACCGTCCTGCACCTGCTCGGCGACTACCCGTGGGCCCCGCGCGCGCCCTGGTGGCTGCTGGCCGCTGGCGCCCTGCTGCTGTACTCCGCGCCCGGCCGGCTGGCGATCGCCGCCGGCGGCGCCCGGCTGCTGCTGCGCGGTGTCGGCCCCGGCAGCTACCCGCGCGGCGGCTCCGTCCACCTGCGGCTGTGGGCCGCCGAACGGCTCGCCGAAGCCTCCGGCGCGGTCGGCCTCTCCGGCTCCTGGCTGATCCGCTACGCCCGGGCGCTCGGCTGCCGGGTCGCCCCCGACGTCGACCTGCACGCCCTGCCGCCGGTCACCGGCCTGCTGCGCCTGGGCAAGGGCTGCGCGGTCGAGAACGAGGTCGACCTGTCCGGCCACTGGCTGGACGGCGACCGGCTGGAGATCGGCGCGCTGCGGATCGGCGCGGGCGCCGTGGTCGGCACCCGCTCGACCCTGCTGCCCGGCGCCAAGATCGGCAAGCGGGCCGAGATCGCCCCCGGCTCCGGCGTCACCGGCGCCGTCCCCACCGGCCAGCGCTGGGCCGGCGCGCCCGCCGCCAAGACCGGCAAGGCCCAGCGCGGCTGGCCCGAACAGCGCCCCCCGCGCACCCGCCGCTGGGCCGCCGCCTACGGCGCCACCGGCTTCGCGCTCTCCCTGCTGCCGCTGCTCGCCGCCCTGCCCGCGCTGCTCGTCGCCGGGCGGTTCGTCCACCCCGGCGACGGCCTCGCCCAGGCACTGCGGGGCGCCCTGACCGCCCTCGTCCCCGCCACCCTCGCCTACGGGCTGGCCTACGCCGCGCTCGTCCTGGCGGGCGTCCGGCTGCTCTCGCTCGGCCTGCGCACCGGCTACCACCCGCTGCACGGCCGGGTCGGCTGGCAGGCGTGGACGGTCAGCCAGCTGATGGACCTGGCTCGCGAGACGCTGTTCCCGCTGTACGCCGGGCTGATCACCCCGGTCTGGCTGCGGCTGCTGGGCATGCGGGTCGGCAAGGGCGCGGAGGTCTCCACCGTGCTGGCGCTGCCCAGCCTGACCAAGGTCGGCGACGGCGCCTTCCTCGCCGACGACACCCTGATCGCCCCGTACGAGCTGGGCGGCGGCTGGCTGCGGATCGGGCGGGCCGAGATCGGCGAGCGGGCCTTCCTCGGCAACTCCGGGATGACCGCGCCCGGCCGGGCCGTCCCCGACCGTAGCCTGGTCGGGGTGCTGTCCGCGACGCCCAAGAAGGCCAAGCGCGGCAGCTCCTACCTGGGCATGCCGCCGGTCAAGCTGCCCCGGGCCGCCGACACCGCCGACCTCGCCCTCACCTACGAGCCGCCCGCCCGGCTGCGCTGGGCCCGCGGCCTGACCGAACTGGCCCGTATCGTCCCGGTGCTCGCCTCCGCCGCGCTGGCCGTGCTCACCGCCGCCGCGCTCTGCGCCCTGGACGCGCCGCTGCTGTCCGGCCTGGTGCTGCTGGCCGCCGGCCTGGCCGCCTGCCTGGTCTCCGCCGCCGCCAAGTGGCTGCTGGTCGGCCGGTTCCGGGCGGTCGAGCACCCGCTGTGGTCCGGCTTCGTCTGGCGCAACGAGCTGGCCGACACCTTCACCGAGGTGCTCGCGGTGCCCTGGCTGGTCGGCCGCACCGCCGGCACCCCGCTGATGAACCTCTGGCTGCGCGCGCTCGGCGCGAGGATCGGCCGCGGCGTGTGGTGCGAGAGCTACTGGCTGCCCGAGGCCGACCTGGTCACCCTCGGCGACGGCGTCAGCGTCAACCGCGGCTGCGTGCTGCAGACCCACCTCTTCCACGACCGGATCATGCGGCTGGATACTGTGGAGCTCCGCGCGGGCGCCACCCTGGGCCCGGGCGGGATCGTGCTGCCCGGCAGCACCGTCGGCGAGCGCGCCACCCTCGGCCCGGCCTCGCTGGTGATGCGCGCCGAGACGGTGCCCGCCGACACCCGCTGGCTCGGCAACCCGATCGAAGCCTGGCAGTAA
- the lpdA gene encoding dihydrolipoyl dehydrogenase — protein sequence MSTHYDVVVLGAGPGGYTAAVRSAQLGLRTAVIEAKYWGGVCLNVGCIPSKALLRNAELAHTVLHEAELYGLQVDGKVSFDYGKAFSRSRQVADGRVKGVHYLMKKNGITEYDGWGTFVDDHTLQVKLTAGGFEMVTFDHCVIATGATTRLLPGTSLSERVVTYEEQILTERLPESIVIAGAGAIGVEFAYVLHNYGVQVTVVEFLDRMVPLEDADVSAELAKQYRKLGIKVLTSTRVDAIDDSDPAGPVKVTVTRDGKQEVLEADKVLQAIGFVPRVQGYGLEATGVQLTERGAIAVDGRGRTSVEHIFAIGDVTAKLMLAHAAEAMAVIAAETIAGAETMEIDFVMVPRATYCQPQVASFGYTEAQAREQGYAVKVQKFPFTANGKAHGLGQPVGFVKVIADDTHGELLGAHLIGPEVTELLPELTLAQQWDLTVHEVGRNVHAHPTLGEAVKEAIHGLAGHMINM from the coding sequence ATGAGCACGCACTACGACGTGGTCGTCCTGGGCGCCGGCCCCGGCGGCTACACCGCCGCCGTCCGCTCCGCCCAGCTCGGCCTGCGCACCGCCGTGATCGAGGCCAAGTACTGGGGCGGCGTCTGCCTCAACGTCGGCTGCATCCCCTCGAAGGCCCTGCTGCGCAACGCCGAGCTCGCGCACACCGTGCTGCACGAGGCCGAGCTGTACGGCCTCCAGGTCGACGGCAAGGTCTCCTTCGATTACGGCAAGGCGTTCAGCCGCTCCCGGCAGGTCGCCGACGGCCGGGTCAAGGGCGTCCACTACCTGATGAAGAAGAACGGCATCACCGAGTACGACGGCTGGGGCACCTTCGTCGACGACCACACCCTCCAGGTCAAGCTCACCGCCGGCGGCTTCGAGATGGTCACCTTCGACCACTGCGTCATCGCGACCGGCGCCACCACCCGGCTGCTGCCCGGCACCTCGCTCAGCGAGCGGGTCGTCACCTACGAGGAGCAGATCCTCACCGAGCGGCTGCCGGAGTCGATCGTCATCGCGGGCGCCGGCGCGATCGGCGTCGAGTTCGCGTACGTGCTGCACAACTACGGCGTGCAGGTCACCGTCGTCGAGTTCCTGGACCGGATGGTGCCGCTGGAGGACGCCGACGTCTCCGCCGAACTCGCCAAGCAGTACCGCAAGTTGGGCATCAAGGTGCTCACCTCCACCCGGGTCGACGCGATCGACGACTCCGACCCGGCGGGCCCGGTGAAGGTCACCGTCACCCGGGACGGCAAGCAGGAGGTGCTGGAGGCCGACAAGGTGCTCCAGGCGATCGGCTTCGTGCCGCGCGTCCAGGGCTACGGCCTGGAGGCCACCGGCGTGCAGCTCACCGAGCGCGGCGCGATCGCCGTCGACGGCCGGGGCCGCACCAGCGTCGAGCACATCTTCGCGATCGGCGACGTCACCGCGAAGCTGATGCTCGCGCACGCCGCCGAGGCGATGGCGGTGATCGCCGCCGAGACCATCGCCGGGGCCGAGACCATGGAGATCGACTTCGTGATGGTCCCGCGCGCCACCTACTGCCAGCCGCAGGTCGCCAGCTTCGGCTACACCGAGGCGCAGGCCCGCGAGCAGGGCTACGCCGTCAAGGTGCAGAAGTTCCCGTTCACCGCCAACGGCAAGGCGCACGGCCTCGGCCAGCCGGTCGGCTTCGTCAAGGTCATCGCCGACGACACCCACGGCGAACTGCTCGGCGCCCACCTGATCGGCCCCGAGGTCACCGAGCTGCTGCCCGAACTGACGCTGGCCCAGCAGTGGGACCTGACGGTGCACGAGGTCGGCCGCAACGTGCACGCCCACCCGACGCTGGGCGAGGCCGTCAAGGAGGCGATCCACGGCCTGGCCGGGCACATGATCAACATGTAG
- a CDS encoding M1 family metallopeptidase, whose amino-acid sequence MSSKPAPAADPYFPRHGDPRYRAHRYELALDYRPGPNRLAASARIAAIAGPEPLREFTLDLADFRIGRVLVDGKAAHYAHRDGKLRIRPAKAPAAGAVFTCEVHWSGNPRPVRSPWGGIGFEEITDGALVASQPVGAPSWFPCNDRPADKAAYQLTVTTATPYAVVTGGRLLSRTTRSSATTWVYEQPAPTAPYLVGLAIAPLRQVPLTERAPGTVPQSGWVPQPLAARFEHDFARQPQMMRLFEELFGPYPFDGYTVAVVDEDLDVPVEAQGMATFGRNHLDGRRGCERLVAHELAHQWFGNSVTVADWRHIWLNEGLAKYAEWLWSERTGGPTAQRKAADAHLQLRGLPQDLAIGDPGKRHMFDDRVYERGGLTVHALRCALGDPAFFRLLRDWATAYRHAVATTADFAAHAARYTDRPLGPLLDAWLHRGALPDLPVPEPEPSPAPRPGVLGGTGREAVRRFLKDRGT is encoded by the coding sequence TTGAGCTCCAAGCCGGCCCCCGCCGCCGACCCGTACTTCCCCCGGCACGGGGACCCGCGCTACCGCGCCCACCGCTACGAACTCGCCCTCGACTACCGGCCCGGCCCCAACCGGCTGGCCGCCTCCGCCCGGATCGCCGCCATCGCCGGGCCCGAGCCGCTGCGCGAGTTCACCCTCGACCTGGCCGACTTCCGGATCGGCCGGGTGCTGGTCGACGGGAAGGCCGCGCACTACGCGCACCGGGACGGCAAGCTCCGGATCAGGCCCGCCAAGGCCCCCGCCGCCGGGGCGGTGTTCACCTGCGAGGTGCACTGGTCCGGCAACCCGCGCCCGGTGCGCAGCCCCTGGGGCGGGATCGGCTTCGAGGAGATCACCGACGGCGCGCTGGTCGCCTCCCAGCCGGTCGGCGCCCCGTCCTGGTTCCCCTGCAACGACCGCCCCGCCGACAAGGCCGCCTACCAGCTGACGGTGACCACCGCGACCCCGTACGCCGTGGTCACCGGCGGGCGCCTGCTCAGCCGCACCACCCGCTCCTCCGCCACCACCTGGGTCTACGAGCAGCCCGCGCCCACCGCCCCCTACCTGGTCGGGCTGGCGATCGCCCCGCTGCGGCAGGTCCCGCTGACCGAGCGGGCCCCCGGCACCGTCCCGCAGAGCGGCTGGGTGCCGCAGCCGCTGGCGGCCCGGTTCGAGCACGACTTCGCCCGGCAGCCGCAGATGATGCGCCTGTTCGAGGAGCTGTTCGGCCCGTACCCGTTCGACGGGTACACCGTCGCCGTGGTCGACGAGGACCTCGACGTGCCGGTCGAGGCGCAGGGCATGGCCACCTTCGGCCGCAACCACCTCGACGGGCGGCGCGGCTGTGAGCGGCTGGTCGCCCACGAGCTCGCCCACCAGTGGTTCGGCAACAGCGTCACCGTCGCCGACTGGCGGCACATCTGGCTCAACGAGGGCCTGGCCAAGTACGCCGAGTGGCTCTGGTCCGAGCGCACCGGCGGCCCCACCGCCCAGCGCAAGGCCGCCGACGCCCACCTCCAGCTGCGCGGCCTGCCGCAGGACCTGGCGATCGGCGACCCCGGCAAGCGGCACATGTTCGACGACCGGGTCTACGAGCGCGGCGGCCTGACCGTGCACGCGCTGCGCTGCGCCCTCGGCGACCCCGCCTTCTTCCGGCTGCTGCGCGACTGGGCCACCGCCTACCGGCACGCCGTGGCCACCACCGCCGACTTCGCCGCGCACGCCGCCCGCTACACCGACCGCCCGCTCGGCCCGCTGCTCGACGCCTGGCTGCACCGGGGCGCGCTGCCCGACCTGCCCGTCCCGGAGCCGGAGCCGTCCCCGGCCCCCCGGCCTGGTGTACTGGGAGGCACGGGCCGTGAGGCGGTCCGTCGCTTCCTGAAGGATCGAGGAACTTGA
- a CDS encoding APC family permease: MRSEELGETLLPKRLALPIFASDPLSSVAYATGEILLVLTVGGTAFLYLTPWIALGVVALMAVVVLSYRQVVHAYPSGGGSYEVVSRNLGANAGLVVAASLLVDYVMTVAVSVASGVDNVISAFGSLADHRVALALGFTALLTAVNLRGVRESGRAFAAPTYLFIGAILLMVATGLVRLACGDSPQAPTAHLGVAAEHGKDALQGLGLLMLGLRAFASGCTALTGVEAISNGVPAFRAPKSRNAAATMAVMGVVAVVMFAGVTLLALTSHVHYVEDACQLTGLAGDCRTYTQQTVIAQLAATVFGGSDSVLFYAVQAVTALVLILAANTAFNGFPLLSSILAQHRYLPRQLHTRGDRLAFSNGIIALAVVAGALLWFYRADVTSLIHLYILGVFTSFTLSQIGMVRHWNRALATEAEPAARAAARRSRVINGLGAGTTALVLVIVLITKFVQGAWLAVVAALLLWLAMRGVRRHYDAVAAELAAEEPGTDRPRRVHAVVLVAKLHKPTLRALGYAQAMRPDTLEALTVDVEPEATADLRAQWDGAGVEVPLRVLDSPFREITKPVVAHVRELTAAHPGDAVAVLVPEYVVGRWWENLLHNQTALWLKSRLLFTPGVMVISVPWQLTSAHRADRPTGRAPGAVRRGEPTRSR; this comes from the coding sequence ATGCGCAGCGAGGAACTCGGCGAGACGCTGCTGCCCAAGCGGCTGGCGCTGCCGATCTTCGCCTCCGACCCGCTCTCCTCGGTGGCCTACGCGACCGGCGAGATCCTGCTGGTGCTCACCGTCGGCGGCACCGCGTTCCTGTACCTGACGCCGTGGATCGCGCTGGGCGTGGTCGCCCTGATGGCCGTGGTGGTGCTCTCCTACCGGCAGGTGGTGCACGCCTACCCGAGCGGCGGCGGCTCGTACGAGGTGGTCTCGCGCAACCTCGGGGCGAACGCGGGGCTGGTGGTGGCCGCCTCGCTGCTGGTCGACTACGTGATGACGGTGGCCGTCTCGGTGGCCTCCGGCGTGGACAACGTCATCTCCGCGTTCGGCTCGCTGGCCGACCACCGGGTGGCGCTGGCGCTCGGCTTCACCGCGCTGCTGACCGCGGTGAACCTGCGCGGCGTGCGCGAGTCCGGCCGGGCGTTCGCCGCGCCGACGTACCTGTTCATCGGCGCCATCCTGCTGATGGTGGCCACCGGCCTGGTCCGGCTCGCGTGCGGCGACAGCCCGCAGGCGCCGACCGCGCACCTGGGCGTCGCGGCCGAGCACGGCAAGGACGCGCTCCAGGGCCTGGGGCTGCTGATGCTGGGCCTGCGCGCCTTCGCCTCCGGCTGCACCGCGCTGACCGGCGTCGAGGCGATCTCCAACGGGGTGCCCGCCTTCCGGGCCCCGAAGTCCCGCAACGCCGCGGCCACCATGGCGGTGATGGGCGTCGTCGCGGTGGTGATGTTCGCCGGCGTCACGCTGCTCGCACTGACCTCGCACGTCCACTACGTCGAGGACGCCTGCCAACTGACCGGCCTGGCCGGGGACTGCCGCACGTACACCCAGCAGACCGTGATCGCCCAGCTCGCCGCCACCGTCTTCGGCGGCTCGGACAGCGTGCTGTTCTACGCCGTGCAGGCGGTGACCGCGCTGGTGCTGATCCTGGCCGCGAACACCGCGTTCAACGGCTTCCCGCTGCTCTCCTCGATCCTCGCCCAGCACCGCTACCTGCCCCGGCAGCTGCACACCCGCGGCGACCGGCTGGCGTTCTCCAACGGCATCATCGCGCTCGCCGTGGTGGCCGGGGCGCTGCTCTGGTTCTACCGGGCGGACGTCACCAGCCTGATCCACCTGTACATCCTGGGCGTGTTCACCTCCTTCACGCTCTCCCAGATCGGCATGGTCCGGCACTGGAACCGGGCGCTGGCCACCGAGGCCGAACCCGCCGCCCGGGCCGCCGCGCGCCGCTCCCGGGTGATCAACGGGCTGGGCGCCGGCACCACCGCGCTGGTCCTGGTGATCGTGCTGATCACCAAGTTCGTCCAGGGCGCCTGGCTGGCCGTGGTCGCCGCCCTGCTGCTCTGGCTGGCCATGCGCGGCGTCCGCCGCCACTACGACGCCGTCGCCGCCGAGCTCGCGGCCGAGGAGCCCGGCACCGACCGGCCCCGGCGGGTGCACGCCGTGGTGCTGGTCGCCAAGCTGCACAAGCCCACCCTGCGGGCGCTCGGCTACGCGCAGGCGATGCGCCCCGACACGTTGGAGGCGCTCACCGTGGACGTCGAGCCGGAGGCCACCGCCGACCTGCGCGCCCAGTGGGACGGCGCCGGGGTCGAGGTGCCGCTGCGGGTGCTCGACTCGCCGTTCCGGGAGATCACCAAGCCGGTCGTCGCCCACGTGCGGGAACTGACGGCCGCTCACCCCGGCGACGCGGTGGCCGTGCTGGTCCCCGAGTACGTGGTCGGCCGCTGGTGGGAGAACCTGCTGCACAACCAGACCGCCCTGTGGCTCAAGAGCCGACTGCTGTTCACCCCCGGCGTGATGGTCATCTCGGTGCCCTGGCAGCTCACTTCGGCGCACCGCGCCGACCGCCCCACCGGCCGGGCCCCCGGCGCGGTGCGCCGCGGCGAGCCCACCCGGAGTCGCTGA